From the Pseudomonas lalucatii genome, the window CGCCCATTACGAGCTGGACCTCGGCCTGATCGAGGGCGATTGCCAGCACCCGGACATCGAGGTGCAGCCCTGGGTCGAGGACGAGCTGGTGGTGTTCTGCGCGCCGCAGCACTCCCTGGCGCAGCGCGGCGAGGCGAGCCTGGAGGAGCTGGCGCACGAGGCCTGGATTCTCCGCGAGCAGGGCTCCGGCACCCGCCTGACCTTCGACCAGGCCATGCGCCACCACCCGAGCTCGCTGAATATCCGCCTGGAGCTGGAACACACCGAGGCGATCAAGCGTGCCGTGGAGTCGGGCCTGGGCATCGGCTGCATCTCGCGCCTGGCCCTGCGCGAGGCCTTTCGCCGCGGCAGCCTGGTGCCCGTGGAAACGCCGAGCCTGGACCTGCGCCGGCAGTTCTACTTCATCTGGCACAAGCAGAAGTACCAGACCGCCGCCATGCGCGAATTCCTCGAGCTGTGCCGCGCCATGACCGCCGGGGCCAGGCGCAGCGACGAGATCGTCCTGCCGAACCTGGCTTAGCCGGGGTTACCGCTCGGAATGGACTCCAGCTGCTGCAGCAGCAAGGCCGCCTGAGTGCGGGTGCGTACCCCGAGCTTGCGGAAGATCGCCGTGACATGGGCCTTGACGGTCGCCTCGGAGACAC encodes:
- a CDS encoding LysR family transcriptional regulator gives rise to the protein MRFTLRQLQVFVIAAQQESVSRAAEALALSQSATSTSLSELERQSGCQLFDRSGKRLRLNALGRQLLPEAVALLDQAKEIERLLAGKSGFGSLDVGATLTVGNYLATLLIGSFMQRHPECRVRLQVHNTAHVVQQIAHYELDLGLIEGDCQHPDIEVQPWVEDELVVFCAPQHSLAQRGEASLEELAHEAWILREQGSGTRLTFDQAMRHHPSSLNIRLELEHTEAIKRAVESGLGIGCISRLALREAFRRGSLVPVETPSLDLRRQFYFIWHKQKYQTAAMREFLELCRAMTAGARRSDEIVLPNLA